The segment CAAAACCTCAAGTGAAGCTCTTTAACATTACATCTTATAGCATAGAGAATACAATTGTTGAGCTGCGGTTGAAATTGAATACCATAATTGGTAGACACTTTGAATTTTTTCAACTGCTTCAATTGGCGACATTGAGTTAGTGATAAACTAGTAGGACCACTGATTCCGATGATATCATCCGCTTCAGAACCAAATTCAGATGAAGTAATATATGGCCACCGGCACATTTCCAACACCAAAGTTTCCAATAGAGGACTCCCTGATACTATATTTACAACCAACTCTTCATCTACATTCACCCTGGAAATACACAAACTCCTAAGATTTTCCCAACTAATCGCCCCAGTTGGATTCAACTTGCATCCTCTTAGTCTCAGATCAGTAAAACATGAATTCATGAATACAAATTGATCTAACAGAAACTCAGGCTCATCTTTCATCCTCCAAATGTTCAAGTTAAGCTCTTCAACGTTACAACTTATAGCATAACGAATCCAATTGTTAAACAGTGATTCAAATCGGATATCATTAAGGATATGCACTTCGAATTTCTTGAGCTTCAATTGGCGACATTGAGTTAGGGTTTTGTCCACCAATAATGCGAATTCGTCCCTtgaattagggtttttgagaCGTTGAGGTGGGGGAAGACAAAACATCAGAGTAGGTACCCAAGTCCAAAGATGTTCCCATCGCTTGGAGAGCGTACCTGTTCTAATGGCGTATTTTGTTGAGGGTAATCGAGAGAGGATTTCAATAAGCAAACAATCAGGCAACTCACTGACTCTATCATCATCCTCCTTCTCCATGATTTCTTGAAGTTTAGTCCGTTTGTCGGCAATTTTAGGTTGATTTTGTACTTCTTCCGACATCTGCAACAGAGCTTCGTTTCTTTTCCCCATGAAGAACCGCGGAAAACCCAATTTTCGTATATTTATACGATACATACGAAAGTTTTGCTTTACTCTCTTCAACTTGGAAAATATACTATTCAGTCtactaaaataaaagaataaatttataaaaatcataagaaaaATTAGTTAATTAGAGAAATCTTTGAAAATCATAACAAAAACGTAAATACTTATGACGGCTTGATGGGTTAAAACAAATCATGTCATTTTGAAGTAAATTATGCATAAACTAATTTATAAGGGCTGTTTATATTTTGAAACTAATTTATtagcttgtttattatattttaagtagacaaaattgcaaaaatgttcCTGTGACATGTattttttgggggttttagtccaaaccctgaTTTTTTTGGATTGATAGTCATTTTAAGCTAGTTTGCTTGCAGTTTTGGTCTCTGTCCAAACTAAAAAGATTATTATACTCTTAatgaatttatttttcatttttctttcactttttaatattattattattattacatctTATAGCATAGAGAATCAAATTGTTGAGCTGCGATTGAAATTGAATATC is part of the Lactuca sativa cultivar Salinas chromosome 7, Lsat_Salinas_v11, whole genome shotgun sequence genome and harbors:
- the LOC111905977 gene encoding uncharacterized protein LOC111905977, encoding MYRINIRKLGFPRFFMGKRNEALLQMSEEVQNQPKIADKRTKLQEIMEKEDDDRVSELPDCLLIEILSRLPSTKYAIRTGTLSKRWEHLWTWVPTLMFCLPPPQRLKNPNSRDEFALLVDKTLTQCRQLKLKKFEVHILNDIRFESLFNNWIRYAISCNVEELNLNIWRMKDEPEFLLDQFVFMNSCFTDLRLRGCKLNPTGAISWENLRSLCISRVNVDEELVVNIVSGSPLLETLVLEMCRWPYITSSEFGSEADDIIGISGPTSLSLTQCRQLKQLKKFKVSTNYGIQFQPQLNNCILYAIRCNVKELHLRFCNNIYDDEFMLDQIVFTSSCFTELSVGGFMLNPVGAISWKSLRSLCISEYQSLDEDLIENILSGTPVLETLELNRCYGYRLLSITSKSVKNLVIFGYEVPYGESEANIIEINAPNILSLTMGGLNFLCKPLLLNVSSLVKAHLDYSCTKPEHLQTPPNEVEEEVLKRCIMNLRHVKELQLGLLCSKVLFCLEAKGFVSPSNVKAYQIL